A region from the Vicia villosa cultivar HV-30 ecotype Madison, WI linkage group LG3, Vvil1.0, whole genome shotgun sequence genome encodes:
- the LOC131655928 gene encoding uncharacterized protein LOC131655928 encodes MKRNCYFNSLSQKPMNEESKVNKHLVIISHELHEFDDKEFQARVIIWLANQEMEGRNGRKKIPPTLSLSLQPQVLLMHASHGFSIKQSLQIFLQKRKRRIQSHASIITCRDSNGATN; translated from the exons ATGAAGAGAAATTGTTACTTTAATTCATTATCTCAAAAACCAAT GAATGAGGAGTCGAAAGTAAACAAACATCTTGTTATCATTTCTCATGAACTTCATGAATTTGATGATAAAGAATTTCAG GCCCGAGTGATAATATGGTTGGCAAATCAAGAAATGGAAGGAAGGAATGGTAGGAAAAAAATTCCTCCAACACTATCACTTTCATTGCAACCTCAAGTGTTATTAATGCATGCTTCACATGGCTTTTCCATAAAGCAGTCACTTCAAATTTTCCTTcagaagagaaagagaaggatTCAAAGTCACGCCTCTATTATAACGTGTCGTGATAGTAATGGTGCTACAAATTAG